Proteins from one Rosa chinensis cultivar Old Blush chromosome 7, RchiOBHm-V2, whole genome shotgun sequence genomic window:
- the LOC112179661 gene encoding 60S ribosomal protein L23, with protein MISCKQRLNFDICHQVGSQTMSKRGRGGSAGNKFRMSLGLPVADTVNCADNTGAKNLYIISVKGIKGRLNRLPSACVGDMVMATVKKGKPDLRKKVLPAVIVRQRKPWRRKDGVFMYFEDNAGVIVNPKGEMKGSAITGPIGKECADLWPRIASAANAIV; from the coding sequence ATGATATCATGCAAACAAAGACTCAATTTTGACATATGCCATCAAGTTGGATCTCAGACCATGTCGAAGCGAGGGCGCGGAGGGTCTGCcggaaacaagttccggatgTCGCTGGGTCTGCCCGTGGCGGATACGGTGAACTGCGCCGACAACACCGGTGCCAAGAATCTCTACATTATCTCTGTGAAGGGAATCAAGGGTCGTCTGAACCGGTTGCCGTCGGCTTGTGTGGGTGACATGGTCATGGCCACTGTGAAGAAAGGAAAGCCGGACCTCAGGAAGAAGGTGCTGCCAGCTGTCATTGTGAGGCAGCGCAAGCCGTGGCGCCGAAAGGATGGTGTTTTCATGTACTTCGAAGATAATGCTGGTGTCATTGTGAATCCAAAGGGTGAAATGAAAGGATCTGCTATCACTGGGCCTATTGGGAAGGAATGCGCTGATCTGTGGCCAAGAATTGCTAGTGCAGCTAATGCCATAGTTTAA